One Actinoplanes missouriensis 431 DNA segment encodes these proteins:
- a CDS encoding tartrate dehydrogenase: MTGYRIALIPGDGIGAEVLPPARALLDAAGRRHGVTFAYDTFDWSCRRYLAEGAMMPDDGLRQIRGHDAVLLGAVGWPGVPDHVSLWGLLIPIRRAFRQYVNLRPIKVLDGVPSPLRDATGVDLVVVRENVEGEYSEIGGRLGRGTEDELAVQEAVFTRRGVTRVVEYAYTLAESRGNHVTSATKSNGIVHTMPFWDELVAEVAERHPGVRSDKEHIDALAAKLVLAPERFDVIVGSNLFGDILSDLAAAVAGSIGVAPAANLDPSREFPSMFEPVHGSAPDIAGRGTANPVGAMWSAAMMLDHLGHPEAAADLLAAVFGVLADGVSTADLGGTADTAAFTRAALDRLGAA; this comes from the coding sequence ATGACCGGTTACCGCATCGCGCTCATCCCCGGCGACGGCATCGGCGCCGAAGTGCTTCCCCCGGCCCGTGCGCTGCTCGACGCGGCCGGCCGCCGGCACGGCGTCACCTTCGCCTACGACACGTTCGACTGGTCCTGCCGGCGCTACCTCGCCGAGGGCGCGATGATGCCGGACGACGGGCTGCGGCAGATCCGCGGGCACGACGCCGTCCTGCTGGGGGCCGTGGGCTGGCCCGGCGTGCCCGACCACGTCTCGCTGTGGGGTCTGCTCATCCCGATCCGGCGGGCGTTCCGGCAGTACGTCAACCTGCGCCCGATCAAGGTGCTCGACGGCGTGCCGAGCCCGCTGCGTGACGCCACCGGCGTGGACCTGGTCGTCGTCCGGGAGAACGTGGAGGGGGAGTACTCCGAGATCGGCGGCCGGCTCGGCCGCGGCACCGAGGACGAGCTCGCGGTCCAGGAGGCGGTCTTCACCCGCCGGGGCGTCACCCGCGTCGTCGAGTACGCCTACACGCTCGCCGAGAGCCGCGGCAACCACGTGACGTCGGCGACCAAGAGCAACGGGATCGTGCACACCATGCCGTTCTGGGACGAGCTGGTGGCGGAGGTCGCCGAGCGTCATCCGGGGGTCCGGTCGGACAAGGAGCACATCGACGCGCTCGCCGCCAAGCTGGTCCTCGCGCCGGAGCGGTTCGACGTGATCGTCGGCTCCAACCTGTTCGGCGACATCCTCAGCGACCTGGCCGCGGCCGTGGCCGGCAGCATCGGCGTCGCGCCCGCGGCCAACCTGGATCCGTCCCGGGAGTTCCCGTCCATGTTCGAGCCGGTGCACGGCTCGGCGCCGGACATCGCCGGGCGGGGCACGGCGAACCCGGTGGGCGCGATGTGGTCGGCGGCGATGATGCTCGATCACCTCGGCCACCCGGAAGCCGCTGCGGATCTGCTCGCCGCCGTCTTCGGCGTCCTGGCCGACGGCGTCAGCACCGCCGACCTGGGCGGCACGGCCGACACCGCCGCTTTTACCCGCGCGGCGCTGGACCGGCTCGGCGCCGCCTGA
- a CDS encoding ABC transporter ATP-binding protein, which produces MINSLVGAAPAISVHGLSRTYGTGPAAVRAADGIDIDFPRGTWTAVMGPSGSGKSTLLHCAAGLERPDSGRIVLDDTDIATLDDDALAALRRTRIGFVFQSFNLVGSLTAEQNVALPLRLAGRRPEAGLIRDALAAVGLAERRRSKPRELSGGQQQRVAVARALVTRPDVLFADEPTGALDTGSARAVLDLLRRAADAGQTIVMVTHDPVAAARADLVVFLRDGRIVDRIAGPDVREVTDRLVGLEA; this is translated from the coding sequence ATGATCAACTCCTTGGTGGGCGCGGCTCCGGCGATCTCGGTGCACGGGCTGAGCCGCACCTACGGCACCGGCCCGGCGGCGGTCCGCGCCGCCGACGGCATCGACATCGACTTCCCCCGGGGCACATGGACCGCGGTGATGGGACCCTCCGGCTCGGGCAAATCGACACTGCTGCACTGCGCGGCGGGACTGGAACGGCCCGACAGCGGCCGGATCGTGCTCGACGACACGGACATCGCGACCCTCGATGACGACGCGCTGGCCGCACTGCGGCGTACCCGGATCGGTTTCGTCTTTCAGAGCTTCAACCTGGTCGGCTCGCTGACCGCGGAACAGAACGTGGCGCTGCCGTTGCGCCTGGCGGGCCGCCGGCCCGAAGCCGGCCTGATCCGCGACGCGCTCGCGGCGGTGGGGCTGGCCGAGCGGCGCCGCAGCAAACCGCGCGAGCTCTCCGGCGGCCAGCAACAGCGGGTCGCCGTCGCACGTGCGCTGGTCACCCGGCCCGATGTGCTCTTCGCCGACGAGCCCACCGGCGCGCTCGACACCGGCTCGGCCCGTGCGGTCCTGGACCTGCTCCGTCGTGCCGCCGACGCCGGGCAGACGATCGTGATGGTGACCCATGATCCGGTCGCGGCGGCCCGCGCCGACCTCGTCGTGTTCCTGCGGGACGGTCGCATCGTGGACCGGATCGCCGGCCCCGATGTCCGTGAGGTCACCGACCGGCTCGTCGGCCTGGAGGCCTGA
- a CDS encoding beta-1,3-glucanase family protein, producing the protein MRTRLRWLTAVAALALASPIVAVTTPASAASPAVLPLTVTNNTGRGDAVFLYVIGTMNGRWGYVNSGGAFTPWPAGGLPPVPAPDVSMAGPGNGGTTTIRIPKGLSGRVYMAMGDKIKFFITPDGFVQPAPWASGDPNYNVLFDTSEFTFNDAGLWLNSSQVDFFGIPHAVTVTNGAGQTKRTGDVVSDGRNKVINAIKAQPGWQDSVITRVDGTVLRVLAPGKATDAGKFPANYLDSYITAAWSAYTSKTLTVVPRQNEPNRRFFGRTVGNTMRFTDSSGAEVATVDKPSTANVWGCDGVFNAPNVAPFIQSEVRRTICTALVRGTLGPSTQEPVYDANAFYKNSAPNHYSRIIHANMVDGKAYGFAYDDVGGFESLVHDGDPQQAGIVMSPFGAGGNPPATGNRILSNWNNKCVDVNNANFSDGVPLQVWTCNNTAAQAWTFSGGTISTQSNKCMDVAWGSRDNGAVIQIATCSGNPAQQFVLSAAGDLVNPQANKCVDIAEWNPNDGARLHLWDCVGGANQKWRRG; encoded by the coding sequence TTGCGTACCAGACTGAGATGGCTGACCGCCGTCGCCGCGCTCGCGCTGGCGTCCCCGATCGTGGCCGTGACCACGCCCGCGTCGGCGGCGTCGCCCGCCGTGCTCCCCCTGACCGTCACCAACAACACCGGCCGCGGCGACGCCGTGTTCCTCTACGTCATCGGCACCATGAACGGGCGCTGGGGTTACGTCAACAGCGGCGGCGCGTTCACGCCCTGGCCGGCCGGTGGCCTCCCGCCCGTGCCCGCCCCGGACGTGTCGATGGCCGGGCCCGGCAACGGCGGGACCACGACGATCCGTATCCCCAAGGGCCTGTCCGGCCGCGTCTACATGGCGATGGGCGACAAGATCAAATTCTTCATCACCCCGGACGGCTTCGTCCAGCCCGCGCCGTGGGCGTCCGGCGACCCGAACTACAACGTCCTCTTCGACACCAGCGAATTCACCTTCAACGACGCCGGGCTGTGGCTGAACAGCTCACAGGTCGACTTCTTCGGCATCCCGCACGCTGTCACCGTGACCAACGGCGCCGGGCAGACCAAACGCACCGGCGACGTGGTCAGCGACGGCCGCAACAAGGTCATCAACGCGATCAAGGCGCAGCCGGGCTGGCAGGACTCGGTGATCACCCGCGTCGACGGCACCGTGCTGCGGGTGCTCGCGCCCGGCAAGGCCACCGACGCCGGGAAGTTCCCCGCGAACTACCTCGACTCCTACATCACCGCGGCGTGGAGCGCGTACACCAGCAAGACGCTGACCGTCGTACCGCGCCAGAACGAGCCGAACCGCCGGTTCTTCGGCCGGACCGTCGGCAACACCATGCGCTTCACCGACAGCAGCGGCGCCGAGGTCGCGACCGTCGACAAGCCCAGCACCGCCAACGTCTGGGGCTGCGACGGCGTCTTCAACGCCCCCAACGTGGCGCCGTTCATCCAGAGCGAGGTGCGACGGACCATCTGCACGGCATTGGTACGGGGGACGCTCGGCCCGTCCACCCAGGAGCCGGTGTACGACGCCAACGCGTTCTACAAGAACAGCGCGCCGAACCACTACTCCCGGATCATCCACGCGAACATGGTCGACGGTAAGGCCTACGGCTTCGCCTACGACGACGTCGGCGGGTTCGAGTCACTGGTCCACGACGGCGACCCGCAGCAGGCCGGCATCGTGATGAGCCCGTTCGGCGCGGGCGGGAACCCGCCGGCCACCGGCAACCGGATCCTCAGCAACTGGAACAACAAGTGCGTCGACGTGAACAACGCGAACTTCTCCGACGGGGTGCCGCTGCAGGTCTGGACCTGCAACAACACCGCCGCGCAGGCGTGGACGTTCAGCGGTGGCACGATCAGCACGCAGAGCAACAAGTGCATGGACGTCGCCTGGGGCTCACGGGACAACGGCGCGGTCATCCAGATCGCCACCTGCAGCGGGAACCCGGCACAGCAGTTCGTGCTCAGCGCGGCCGGTGACCTGGTCAACCCGCAGGCCAACAAGTGCGTCGACATCGCGGAGTGGAACCCGAACGACGGCGCCCGCCTGCACCTCTGGGACTGCGTCGGCGGCGCGAACCAGAAGTGGCGCCGGGGCTGA